From Anopheles darlingi chromosome 2, idAnoDarlMG_H_01, whole genome shotgun sequence, the proteins below share one genomic window:
- the LOC125947883 gene encoding E3 ubiquitin-protein ligase hyd isoform X2, producing the protein MSALHFVVHPLPGTEDQLNDRIREVADKINKYGVQTLPGLQSLKVPVKQIVIGPAHLGLLLEDGRAFRVAFSIIPERLDLSKQDASKAGVGGTGGAGGSNGGAGSGSGGGGGGGGSGGGNPSGGGGGQANNNSKSTPTSRQCRSRARIMRTSSSVRGGGSSSGSGSRSTGVIMGTGSSGSRSIVSVPPQSVPEELVAQAQVVLQGKSRNLIIRELQRTNLDVNLAVNNLLSRDDEGGDDTEEGSDNYVAEDLISLLDGGFHPDNSVIIDAEAMFSEDVFGFSNIRNLMLYSRARSERNQNNSSSASGGVAGGSGGTGGSGSAGGNGNDGPPIGSRASGGVPGGGSSSAVVLGTAQSGGPSGGGAGGGSSGSAGGAGGSGASSAGGLSSAEREGFGRWRDRQYFGPRRWLQGGREDVWEKEIGDSKKKDYSSGYPLWVSEEMEPWQDRDLSFVRFAAIASLYSEFIGVTTKGELHQWRWSDAEPYSRSNDAALPAIIHHPKTLALNLQHEKVTHISASLIRCSVATESGRIATWMDELLGYAGNKLEHAATNYPEFALDRIISLHTCTLYTVARTESGELFWWGVLPFGQRKRLWDRYKAKAKKPVRPSVNSPEVTVGAQVCMKSCPMYQHGAIGFTISNGVPKVGQLMNAAWDLTSVCRFKLLSMSTLSQQLAASTGLTGAGGSSSSSGGVCGTGGIGIGLNSALSGAGVSGTGMTLGVLGGSGSGGSSSGAGVSGISGTISGLLLDKDSKAVGSSSSVAGGVGCGSGGIGAGGSASGSSGSSSSKQGGAGNKESADRLDMPPPPSPASSTCSDTGSVSNSHKRPKRMAPKEEPDSKKDEEQWLLKEVIFVEDVRSVPIGRVVKVDGEYAAVKFPPPPGTVSSTSCSNSNGGSNSKDKFDDSIEAWQDCRLVRKDELQVIKAATTPRVPDCFQKIPRRIVLNPTPPTTGTEATGSGSNNGGGGNVTSQMLTIAVDSKGIHAIMKTGNRVHYSLFNLNTGRQEQDSAFPTDIGSFLGASPMDVSLTCATGDCTDSVLLLRDGNHTLYPLAKDCVDAIRDPSWLDLPPIKCIAAASLTLPSVGINLKSQVALVVLAPEQQQLMSKILRCDVEGVRQLLAHLAESSEHSGSRGQLLAILDERSDGSRNIMHACISMCAPSSNREIDFQTSTATGAGVANIGTGATSGAGASTSNGSSTSSGGASLDTINVITNTMMGNRPVSIREIMRRNVANREMVVDGSGSGGSSNASPAAALAVVQDDNGSAGGAGGGSTSSMPLVYWSQEYDLTIGDEDSLGGALNSNQMGGGLVGSSGHSQQQTQQQQQQQQQQQQHVSGHHHHTVTTNSTPSVHLASSSSMCKPPSMTPTITETYVADANERRTNALAIVQLLSDSPVLQPHLRALLSAKDAQGQTPFMLAVTCRAYQAGITVFGAIQRLANGDAEVRDSMIFPPGSAPDQSPLGILCCNDTCSFTWTGADHINQDIFECRTCGLTGSLCCCTECAKVCHKGHDCKLKRTSPTAYCDCWEKCKCKALIAGNQNKRFELLCKMANETDLVTRFNSRGESILLFLIQTVGRQMVEQRQYRATSRVRSSSGSARKTPNLESDNEMPEHNLEPPRFARKALDRLLNDWPAVRAMILTGAEQETAVVPNPNQQPFYDDDNQQVYLQSQSGTTLLDKFSHSLIVRCSSDPLEKLLATLVSELQNDTVPGRAEEAQKVARRFVRSVARVFVIFSIERFQHPEKQKNSTTQAKHLQAYRHVFTTLIPFAIEELAEIADALVTPVRLGVVKPIAPFSLSLNNVDSTDDLFSVEPLAPPTNRAGTSSSAMAQIANATANVHLGVDAMDSERSSSGFISRINIRLRDIDDNNDGDALVQDDGENSEQEELVSEQPPPRRSSSLRPVTSAVSLNAEEESQDPLRGEENVQGESDNEFNFHEAETESDSDDNQSTQDAQRSVQTGATAGSDTGLNSLLFDNEDDSGDSTQPDDEGSEDGESDGQSTVDFNLNDEQLERRQTPAGSQRSNLAPQSMQWAIRNRDTVAPDRVRLTTGSSNLVFIDPGTLRRTTAAVTAAQQQDPPTMTTTACALARAFGIVYRQVSDLVAMLPTSMAGGLEVSYQETIRLNMYVEKRLNPTWLWIMTVMEATEGQLRFGAFLTDSTDPSHPLHPFNVPSMGGGSSSNEGVASPAAMISVPGSRSRATISTLGTASTPRSLGFADNERNARDGGISSGADSESSRRDFLTYCLSLMRAHNSEHRDSLPVLDVTALRHVAYVLDAILYYMRAGNDSDLDRGSGGSGTAAVGGGSSSSWEEQDENDNEEADEDGPAVGGGTPMAMDTDSIDDDVLTRPSLGRRHSFFQRSDSTLCLGCPAHDPFSTPLTEALPLADQPHLLQPNAKREDLFGMPKRPITLPPSGQPAAPSSSNTEGGSCAANLEIPPVRLSLSSSMRNELSAGTNTDSQESGGQEVSNVGGAAASSSSLLLPPSAPSGDATSAATPEGSSRLRVEISLPVGIYQATEAAAAAAAAAASSTSSTSSVGTAGAGTIDLMNSSDSGVGSATKPSGTAVGGSDTQQSPKPPPPPPPPLLVASSATTTATAGGSTSGTTTTAASFSEVYYKKNRLYYVKNSSGSSAVGGSGSKYSEESDVDEVSISSEEPQDLSQSSIKIDVDTDQDHDELSESDSEDSRLNQTPIKRLKLDESTAGASLTVPLATTGGGGDDSSSSNLGNSSLVSQQPAAPLAVGDQTGGQQQPLESVSAIRPPIIVTRRKIAMAAAAAASSATAGTSSDPSSLGSPDALLIANAAAEHAAAQNATASGSSGPSVSFASPLVTVGGSNSSASGSSPGKSVIVRAGSSSSTVFVTNSAGGVGGGSNSSNSSSSSSSSSSSSSTSVSSAELMQPAEAMDIQEISAHVTVETTPAIVQPVLQPELPPRGFYLSGAGSTHQQSSILSDILLGRWRLSLILFGRVFLEDVGVEPGSVIYELNGFPVKEAKFRRYMEKLRHAQQKDLALLKMERNRAALLTQTFKELNTLYNNRRVQQPLAFSRVKVTFKDEPGEGSGVARSFYTAIADALLANEKLPPLDAAQTGPTKYGAGPFNSMLQKHRGSGASVGVGSGGGSSGAGVSGSGGSGSGSGSSSSRRGLSSKQPLWRPNREPRKTLNYDARPYRPTVELNAAAAAAAAAAAAASGSSAGVGTSAGSSSGAGGNNSPPFLHVPDGQFAHHQQLGERLYPKVHQQNPTNAAKITGMLLELPPTQILLLLASDDNLRQKIGEALEIILHRQRMEMESLTNGAQSSASSASGSVATGITVSGVNNANVAGGVPGPSSSASLLSGAGGSNSATDANNIAGATGTVGASLSKKTTPTGSGSMLILDDYQLDAPLFYTPGKRGFYSPRQGYPSSERINAFRNVGRLIGLCLLQNELFPLFLQRHVLKFILRRPIRFHDLAFFDPVVYESLRQIIKDSQTKVGISVLQSLEINFVIDLMPEEGSGTAELVPGGRDIQVNESNVYDYVRKYAEYRMIKTQKKALEAIRSGVFDVLPDTALDQLTAEDLRLLLNGVGDIHVGTLISYTTFNDESNETSDKLIKFKRWLWSVVEKMSIQERQDLVYFWTGSPALPASEEGFQPMPSVTIRPVDDAHLPTANTCISRLYIPLYSSRAVLRHKLLLAIKTKNFGFV; encoded by the exons ATGTCAGCGCTTCACTTCGTAGTACATCCACTCCCGGGCACAGAGGATCAGCTCAACGATAG aATACGGGAGGTAGCAGATAAAATCAACAAATATGGCGTACAGACGCTACCGGGGCTGCAGTCGCTTAAAGTGCCTGTCAAGCAGATCGTTATCGGACCCGCCCATCTAGGATTGCTGCTCGAGGATGGCCGTGCTTTTCGCGTGGCTTTCTCCATCATCCCGGAGCGGCTAGATCTCAGCAAACAGGATGCTTCGAAggccggtgttggtggtaccgGCGGTGCCGGCGGTAGTAATGGTGGTGCAGGAAGTGgcagcggaggaggaggtggtggcggtggcagtggtggcggaAATCCTTCCGGTGGGGGTGGCGGCCAGGCGAACAACAACTCGAAAAGTACCCCAACATCGCGCCAATGCCGCTCGCGAGCTAGAATCatgcgcaccagcagctcagTGCGGGGAGGAGGCAGCAGTTCCGGCTCGGGATCACGCAGTACGGGCGTGATCATGGGTACTGGATCATCTggcagtcgatcgatcgtctccGTACCGCCGCAATCGGTACCAGAAGAGCTAGTCGCGCAGGCACAGGTGGTGCTACAGGGCAAGAGCCGTAATCTGATCATCCGAGAACTGCAGCGCACCAACCTCGACGTGAATCTAGCGGTCAACAATCTGCTTTCGCGCGACGATGAAGGTGGGGACGATACTGAAGAGGGCAGTGATAACTATGTGGCTGAGGATTTGATTTCGCTGCTTGACGGTGGTTTCCACCCGGACAACAGTGTTATCATCGATGCGGAAGCAATGTTCTCCGAGGACGTGTTTGGCTTCTCCAACATTAGGAA TCTTATGCTCTACAGCCGAGCACGCAGTGAACGCAATCAGAACAATTCATCATCTGCTAGCGGCGGAGTggctggtggcagtggtggtaccGGAGGTAGTGGTTCCGCAGGAGGTAACGGTAATGATGGTCCACCTATCGGAAGCCGagctagtggtggtgtgccaggtggtggtagttCTTCGGCAGTCGTCCTAGGAACAGCACAATCGGGTGGACCGTCCGGAGGAGGCGCTGGAGGCGGCTCATCTGGAAGTGCAGGAGGAGCCGGTGGTTCTGGTGCTTCCAGCGCAGGAGGGCTAAGCAGTGCCGAACGGGAAGGCTTTGGACGTTGGCGTGATCGGCAGTACTTTGGTCCACGTCGCTGGCTACAGGGTGGACGAGAGGATGTCTGGGAGAAGGAGATTGGAG ATTCCAAGAAGAAAGACTATTCATCCGGCTATCCGCTGTGGGTGTCGGAAGAGATGGAGCCATGGCAGGACCGAGATCTGTCCTTCGTGCGCTTCGCTGCTATCGCTTCACTCTACTCGGAGTTCATCGGTGTTACGACGAAGGGTGAGCTGCATCAATGGCGTTGGAGCGATGCCGAGCCATACAGTCGTAGCAACGATGCAGCATTACCGGCAATCATACACCATCCTAAGACGCTGGCGCTGAATCTGCAACACGAGAAAGTGACGCATATCTCCGCCTCGCTCATTCGCTGCTCGGTGGCGACCGAGAGCGGCCGCATAGCAACCTGGATGGATGAGTTGCTTGGTTACGCGGGTAACAAGCTGGAGCATGCGGCCACCAACTATCCTGAGTTTGCGCTCGATCGCATCATCTCGTTGCACACCTGCACGCTGTACACGGTCGCGCGCACCGAAAGCGGCGAGCTTTTCTGGTGGGGCGTGTTACCGTTTGGCCAGCGCAAGCGGCTCTGGGATCGGTACAAGGCGAAGGCAAAGAAGCCCGTTCGCCCAAGTGTCAATTCGCCCGAGGTGACGGTTGGTGCACAGGTGTGCATGAAGAGTTGCCCGATGTATCAGCACGGTGCGATCGGCTTTACGATCTCGAACGGTGTACCGAAAGTGGGACAACTGATGAATGCCGCCTGGGATCTGACGAGCGTTTGCCGGTTTAAGCTGCTCTCGATGTCGACCCTTTCGCAGCAGCTAGCCGCAAGTACGGGTCtgacaggagcaggaggaagcagcagtagctcagGTGGCGTATGTGGAACCGGTGGTATCGGCATTGGTCTCAACTCGGCGCTCAGTGGAGCTGGAGTGTCTGGCACCGGCATGACTCTCGGCGTTCTGGGTGGCAGTGGAAGTGGTGGAAGTagcagtggtgctggtgtttctGGTATAAGCGGTACCATCAGTGGTCTGCTCCTAGATAAAGACTCCAAAGCAGTTGGCTCATCGAGCAGTGTTGCCGGTGGAGTAGGATGTGGAAGTGGTGGCATCGGCGCTGGAGGCAGTGCTTCTGGATCTTCGGGTAGTTCCTCCTCGAAACAGGGCGGTGCCGGTAATAAGGAATCTGCTGATCGGCTCGATATGCCGCCGCCTCCTTCACCGGCCTCGAGCACTTGCAGCGATACGGGCAGCGTCTCGAACTCTCACAAACGTCCCAAGCGTATGGCTCCGAAAGAGGAACCGGACTCGAAGAAGGATGAAGAACAGTGGCTATTGAA GGAAGTGATTTTCGTCGAAGACGTACGATCCGTTCCGATAGGTCGTGTTGTCAAGGTGGATGGAGAATATGCCGCGGTCAagttcccaccaccacctggcacGGTGTCATCGACTTCGTGCTCCAACAGCAATGGAGGTAGCAATAGCAAGGATAAGTTCGACGACAGCATCGAAGCGTGGCAAGACTGTAGGTTGGTGCGTAAGGACGAGCTACAGGTGATCAAGGCGGCCACAACGCCCCGAGTTCCGGATTGCTTCCAGAAGATACCGCGCCGCATCGTGCTCAACCCGACACCACCAACTACCGGCACTGAGGCGACtggtagcggcagcaacaacggaggCGGCGGCAATGTGACCTCGCAAATGCTGACAATCGCTGTCGACTCGAAGGGCATACATGCGATCATGAAAACGGGTAACCGGGTGCACTATTCACTGTTCAATCTGAACACCGGACGCCAGGAGCAGGACAGCGCATTTCCGACGGACATCGGTTCGTTCCTGGGTGCCTCACCGATGGATGTATCGCTTACTTGTGCCACCGGCGATTGTACCGATTCGGTACTGTTACTGCGCGACGGCAACCACACCCTGTACCCACTGGCCAAAGATTGTGTCGATGCCATTCGTGATCCGAGCTGGTTGGATCTTCCGCCGATCAAGTGCATCGCAGCAGCCTCGCTCACCCTGCCTTCGGTGGGTATAAATCTGAAATCGCAGGTCGCACTTGTCGTCCTAGcgcccgagcagcagcaactgatgTCGAAGATATTGCGCTGCGATGTCGAAGGTGTGCGACAGTTACTGGCCCACCTGGCCGAGAGCAGCGAGCATAGCGGTAGTAGAGGTCAGCTGTTGGCAATACTGGACGAACGCTCGGACGGTAGTCGTAACATTATGCACGCTTGCATCAGCATGTGTGCTCCTAGCTCGAACcgagaaattgatttccaaaCCTCAACAGCCACTGGTGCAGGTGTTGCAAACATCGGCACTGGAGCGACTAGCGGTGCCGGAGCATCAACATCGAATGGTAGTTCAACATCGAGCGGTGGCGCTAGTTTGGACACGATTAACGTGATCACGAACACGATGATGGGCAATAGGCCGGTAAGCATTCGTGAAATTATGCGTCGCAACGTCGCGAATCGTGAAATGGTGGTCGATGGAAGCGGTTCTGGAGGAAGCTCCAATGCCTCCCCAGCAGCGGCGTTAGCCGTGGTTCAGGATGATAATGGATCAGCAGGAGGTGCCGGTGGAGGCAGCACTAGCTCAATGCCGCTCGTATACTGGTCACAAGAGTACGATCTTACGATCGGGGATGAGGATAGTCTCGGTGGAGCTTTGAATAGCAATCAAATGGGTGGTGGATTAGTAGGAAGCTCTGGacactcacaacaacaaacccagcagcagcagcagcaacagcaacaacagcagcagcacgtcagtgggcatcatcaccacacggTCACCACTAATTCAACACCTTCAGTTCAtctggcatcatcatcctccatgTGCAAACCACCATCGATGACTCCAACCATTACTGAAACCTACGTTGCTGACGCAAACGAGAGACGTACGAATGCACTGGCGATTGTGCAGCTGCTATCCGATAGTCCGGTGCTTCAGCCGCACCTTCGAGCACTACTGAGCGCCAAGGATGCTCAGGGCCAAACACCCTTCATGCTGGCCGTTACATGTCGTGCGTACCAAGCCGGTATTACCGTGTTCGGTGCCATACAACGGCTTGCGAATGGTGATGCAGAGGTGCGCGATTCAATGATATTCCCGCCCGGTTCGGCGCCGGATCAATCACCGCTCGGAATTCTTTGTTGCAATGACACATGTTCGTTTACGTGGACCGGAGCGGATCACATCAATCAGGACATTTTCGAGTGTCGCACTTGCGGCTTGACTGGttcgctttgctgctgcaccgagtGTGCGAAGGTGTGCCACAAGGGACACGACTGTAAGCTGAAACGCACCTCGCCGACGGCGTACTGTGACTGCTGGGAGAAGTGCAAGTGCAAGGCGCTGATTGCCGGTAATCAGAACAAACGCTTCGAATTGCTATGCAAGATGGCCAACGAGACGGATCTGGTAACACGATTCAATTCGCGCGGTGAATCCATACTGCTGTTCCTGATTCAAACCGTAGGACGGCAGATGGTCGAACAGCGTCAGTATCGTGCGACCTCACGCGTTCGTTCCTCCTCGGGCAGTGCTCGCAAAACACCGAACCTCGAGTCGGACAACGAGATGCCGGAACATAATCTTGAACCGCCACGGTTTGCGCGGAAGGCGCTAGATCGACTGCTGAACGATTGGCCAGCCGTTAGGGCTATGATACTGACTGGAGCGGAACAGGAGACGGCGGTCGTCCCCAATCCGAACCAGCAACCGTtctacgatgacgacaaccAGCAGGTGTACCTACAGTCCCAGAGTGGAACGACGCTGCTGGACAAATTCTCGCACAGTCTTATCGTACGGTGTAGCAGTGATCCACTGGAGAAGCTGCTAGCGACGCTGGTAAGCGAACTACAGAATGACACAGTGCCGGGTCGGGCTGAGGAAGCGCAAAAGGTGGCACGTCGTTTCGTCCGTTCGGTTGCTCGCGTTTTTGTGATCTTCAGCATCGAACGGTTCCAGCATccggagaagcagaaaaactcCACGACACAGGCAAAGCATCTGCAGGCCTATCGTCATGTCTTCACCACGCTCATTCCCTTTGCGATCGAAGAGCTGGCTGAGATTGCAGACGCACTGGTCACCCCGGTGCGGTTGGGTGTAGTGAAACCGATCGCACCGTTCAGTCTTTCTCTGAACAATGTTGAT AGCACGGACGATCTGTTTTCCGTGGAACCGTTGGCACCACCAACGAACCGCGCTGGTACCAGTAGCAGTGCCATGGCGCAGATTGCAAACGCGACCGCTAACGTACACCTAGGGGTAGATGCGATGGATAGTGAGCGATCGTCGTCGGGATTTATTTCACGCATCAATATCCGGCTGCGCGACATTGACGATAACAACGATGGTGATGCACTGGTGCAAGACGACGGTGAAAACtcggagcaggaggagctggTTAGTGAGCAGCCACCGCCTAGAAGGTCGTCCTCGTTGCGCCCGGTTACGAGTGCTGTTTCGTTAAATGCCGAAGAGGAGTCACAGGATCCGCTGCGTGGCGAGGAGAACGTCCAGGGAGAGAGCGACAACGAGTTCAACTTCCACGAGGCAGAAACGGAATCCGATTCTGACGATAACCAGAGCACGCAGGATGCGCAACGTAGCGTACAGACGGGCGCAACGGCTGGCTCGGATACAG GTCTCAATTCGCTGCTGTTCGACAATGAAGATGATTCGGGCGATTCGACGCAACCGGACGATGAAGGGTCAGAGGATGGCGAAAGCGATGGCCAGTCGACGGTGGATTTCAATCTGAACGATGAGCAGCTCGAGCGCCGCCAGACACCGGCCGGTAGTCAACGCAGCAACCTGGCACCCCAATCGATGCAGTGGGCCATCCGGAACCGTGATACGGTCGCACCTGACCGTGTCCGGCTTACGACGGGCAGCTCCAATCTGGTGTTTATCGATCCGGGGACACTGCGGCGCACGACAGCTGCCGTAACGGCAGCTCAACAGCAGGACCCACCGACAATGACCACGACGGCCTGTGCCCTCGCGCGGGCATTCGGAATTGTCTATCGTCAGGTGTCCGACTTGGTCGCGATGCTGCCCACGAGCATGGCCGGTGGGCTCGAAGTGTCGTATCAGGAAACGATTCGGCTCAAT ATGTACGTGGAGAAACGGCTTAATCCAACATGGCTTTGGATCATGACGGTAATGGAGGCAACCGAAGGACAGCTACGGTTCGGTGCGTTCCTCACGGATTCTACCGATCCGTCCCATCCGCTGCACCCATTCAATGTACCATCGATGGGTGGTGGTTCGAGTAGTAACGAAGGTGTAGCTTCGCCGGCGGCCATGATAAGTGTGCCGG gcagcagaagcagagcgACTATCAGCACGCTCGGCACAGCGTCCACTCCGCGTAGCCTTGGATTTGCCGATAATGAGCGCAACGCGCGTGATG gTGGTATTTCATCGGGAGCTGATTCGGAATCGAGCCGACGGGATTTCCTTACCTATTGCCTCTCGCTAATGCGGGCCCACAACTCGGAGCACCGCGACTCATTACCCGTACTAGACGTGACCGCGCTTCGTCACGTTGCCTATGTACTCGATGCGATCCTATACTACATGCGCGCCGGAAACGACAGTGATCTAGATCGTGGgagcggtggtagtggcacCGCTGCAGTCGGTGGCGGTTCCAGCTCGTCCTGGGAGGAACAGGATGAAAACGATAACGAGGAAGCAGACGAGGATGGTCCCGCAGTCGGTGGTGGCACTCCAATGGCCATGGATACGGAttcaatcgatgatgatgtgctaACGCGCCCCTCGCTTGGTCGTCGCCATTCGTTCTTCCAACGTTCGGATTCCACGTTGTGCCTTGGTTGTCCAGCGCATGATCCTTTCAGCACACCGCTTACCGAGGCACTGCCACTTGCTGATCAGCCTCATCTACTTCAACCGAATGCTAAGCGAGAAGATCTGTTCGGTATGCCTAAGCGCCCGATTACCCTACCCCCGAGCGGTCAACCAGCAGCGCCAAGTAGCAGTAATACCGAAGGAGGAAGCTGTGCAGCCAATCTGGAAATTCCTCCCGTACGCTTGAGTCTTTCCTCTTCGATGAGAAACGAACTGAGTGCTGGTACGAACACCGATAGTCAGGAATCCGGAGGTCAGGAAGTGTCGAATGttggtggagcagcagcttcgtcgtcttctttgttgctaccaccatcagcaccatccggTGATGCGACATCGGCAGCGACGCCGGAAGGTTCCTCTCGGCTGCGTGTTGAAATTTCCCTTCCCGTAGGAATCTATcaggcaacagaagcagcggctgcggcggctgctgctgccgcatcTTCAACGAGCTCCACTTCCTCTGTCGGTACTGCAGGCGCCGGGACGATCGACTTGATgaacagcagcgacagtggCGTTGGTTCGGCGACGAAACCATCGGGAACAGCAGTTGGTGGCAGCGATACTCAACAATCACCTaaaccacctccaccgccaccaccacccctgctTGTCGCTTCTTCCGCGACAACGACGGCTACTGCCGGTGGTAGTACTAgcggcactaccaccacggCTGCATCATTCTCGGAAGTGTACTACAAGAAGAACCGGCTGTACTACGTGAAGaacagcagtggcagcagcgcaGTTGGCGGCAGCGGTAGTAAGTACAGCGAAGAGTCCGACGTCGATGAAGTGAGTATCAGCTCCGAAGAGCCGCAGGACTTGTCGCAATCGTCGATTAAAATCGATGTCGATACGGATCAGGATCACGACGAACTATCGGAGTCGGACTCGGAGGACTCGCGGCTCAATCAGACACCGATCAAGCGCCTGAAGCTGGACGAATCCACCGCTGGTGCATCACTCACCGTACCATTGGCGACGACCGGTGGAGGCGGTGACGATAGCAGCTCCTCGAACCTCGGAAACAGCAGCCTTGTCTCGCAGCAGCCCGCTGCTCCCCTCGCCGTTGGAGACCAAACCGgcggtcagcagcaaccacttGAGTCCGTCTCCGCAATAAGGCCACCGATCATTGTAACCCGCCGCAAGATTgcgatggcggctgctgcagcagcatcttcggcAACAGCAGGTACATCATCCGATCCGTCGTCTTTAG GTTCACCTGATGCGCTACTCATTGCCAATGCTGCAGCAGAACATGCGGCTGCTCAAAACGCTACCGCATCCGGTTCCTCGGGTCCATCGGTTTCGTTTGCCAGCCCACTGGTGACGGTAGGAGGCAGTAATAGTTCCGCTTCCGGATCATCGCCGGGCAAGAGTGTGATCGTCCGTGCTGGATCGTCTAGCTCGACG GTATTCGTCACGAACAGTGCTGGTGGCGTGGGAGGTggtagcaatagcagcaacagtagcagtagtagcagcagcagcagcagtagcagcagcacatcggtCAGTTCGGCCGAACTGATGCAACCGGCAGAAGCAATGGACATTCAGGAAATATCGGCACACGTAACGGTCGAGACAACACCGGCCATAGTGCAACCCGTGCTACAGCCGGAGTTGCCACCGCGCGGATTCTATCTAAGCGGTGCCGGCTCAACACACCAGCAGTCGTCCATCCTTTCAGACATTCTGCTTGGCCGGTGGCGCCTCTCGCTGATACTGTTCGGGCGCGTCTTTCTCGAGGATGTGGGCGTCGAACCGGGCAGTGTCATTTACGAATTGAATGGGTTCCCGGTAAAGGAAGCAAAATTCCGACGCTACATGGAAAAGCTGCGCCACGCGCAGCAGAAAGACCTGGCACTTCTGAAGATGGAGCGCAATCGGGCGGCACTATTGACGCAAACGTTCAAGGAGCTGAACACCCTGTACAACAACCGACGCGTACAGCAACCGCTCGCATTCAGCCGTGTGAAGGTCACGTTCAAGGATGAGCCGGGTGAGGGTTCGGGTGTAGCGCGCAGCTTCTATACCGCCATCGCCGATGCTCTGTTGGCCAACGAGAAGCTGCCACCGCTCGATGCGGCCCAAACTGGACCCACCAAGTATGGTGCTGGTCCGTTTAACAGTATGCTACAGAAGCACCGTGGTAGCGGTGCCTCCGTCGgcgttggtagtggtggcggtagtAGTGGCGCCGGTGTCAGTGGAAGTGGCggcagtggtagtggcagcggcagcagcagctcacgcCGTGGGCTTTCCAGCAAACAACCACTCTGGCGTCCGAATCGTGAACCTCGCAAAACGCTCAACTACGATGCACGACCTTATCGGCCGACAGTGGAActgaatgctgctgccgccgccgcagcagcagcagcagcggcggcatcGGGCTCGTCGGCAGGAGTTGGTACCTCGGCCGGTAGTTCATCGGGCGCCGGTGGTAATAACAGTCCACCCTTCCTTCATGTACCCGATGGACAGTTcgcgcatcatcagcagctcgGCGAGCGGCTCTATCCGAAGGTGCACCAACAGAATCCGACCAATGCGGCCAAGATCACGGGCATGCTGTTGGAACTGCCACCGACGCAGATCCTACTACTGCTCGCCTCCGACGACAATTTGCGCCAGAAGATTGGTGAAGCGCTCGAAATCATTCTCCACCGGCAGCGCATGGAGATGGAAAGTCTCACGAATGGTGCGCAATCATCCGCGTCATCCGCTTCTGGGTCCGTCGCCACCGGTATCACTGTTAGCGGCGTTAACAACGCGAATGTTGCTGGCGGTGTACCAGgtccatcttcttctgcttctctgctCAGCGGTGCAGGTGGTAGTAATAGCGCTACCGATGCAAACAACATCGCTGGAGCAACAGGGACAGTGGGCGCTTCGCTTTCGAAAAAGACCACACCGACCGGCAGTGGCTCGATGCTGATCCTGGACGACTATCAGCTGGACGCACCCCTTTTCTACACGCCTGGCAAGCGTGGTTTCTACAGCCCCCGACAGGGTTATCCGTCGAGCGAACGAATCAATGCATTCCGCAACGTCGGAAG atTGATCGGATTGTGTTTGCTTCAAAACGAGCTATTTCCACTGTTCCTGCAACGTCACGTACTGAAGTTCATTCTGCGGCGACCAATCCGTTTCCACGATCTAGCGTTCTTCGATCCGGTCGTGTACGAATCGCTGCGGCAGATTATCAAAGACTCGCAGACGAAGGTCGGCATCAGTGTGCTGCAGAGCTTGGAGATCAACTTTGT GATTGATCTGATGCCGGAGGAAGGTTCCGGTACGGCCGAGCTGGTTCCCGGTGGTCGTGATATTCAGGTGAACGAAAGCAACGTCTACGATTACGTGCGCAAGTATGCCGAGTATCGGATGATCAAAACGCAAAAGAAGGCTCTCGAG GCCATCCGTTCCGGTGTATTTGATGTGTTACCGGATACGGCGCTCGATCAGCTGACGGCTGAGGATTTGCGCCTACTGCTGAACGGTGTTGGTGACATTCACGTCGGTACGCTCATCTCCTACACGACGTTCAACGATGAGTCGAACGAGACGAGCGACAAGCTGATCAAGTTCAAGCGCTGGCTCTGGAGCGTGGTGGAAAAAATGAGTATCCAGGAACGCCAGGATTTG GTTTACTTCTGGACTGGTTCACCCGCACTGCCCGCTTCCGAGGAAGGCTTCCAACCGATGCCTTCGGTCACGATCCGACCGGTGGACGATGCACATTTGCCTACGGCCAATACGTGCATCTCGCGGCTCTACATCCCGCTCTATTCCAGCCGGGCCGTCCTGCGCCACaagttgctgctggcgattaaaacgaaaaacttTGGCTTTGTTTAA